The nucleotide window CATATAAAATCAACACAGTATCCATTTTGGGAGAGGAACGCAGACAGGGAATACCCAAATCGTTCCACACCGCCATAGCAACTGAATTTAGGCAGAATCAAAGCTATTTTCTTCATAACAACCAATTTGAACCTGAGAGCTGTATTATTAATGCCGATAAAAAATCATCGACTTATGTCTTTCTCTTGACAGAAAGCGTTACCGCCGCAAAGATCGACCCCTCATAACAACGCGCGGGGATGTTAGTCCCATTTGTCCAATTTGCCAAGGCTGATTGATTACATGGAGATATAATGTACTTTCACACTCAGATACTTGATTTCAAAATTTTCATTCTTGCCAACCAGATTATCAGGCAGAAATGGCTCGATAAGTATATGCCCCTGATATCTTCACAGGCTGTTTTATGGACAATTATTGCTCTGGTCACAATCTTGGGAGTGTATAAGAAAGGCTCAAAATTTCTGATAATAATGCTAATTATTGTAGCGACAATGGGACTTTCAGATTTTACAACCGGAGTTGTGAAAAAAACTATAGGCAGAATTCGTCCGTTAAATTCTCTTCCACTGACCAACTTCAGGGAAGACGGAAAGTGGCAGAAACGCCCGATGGATTTTGCGCCGAACAAAGAGAAAGGTAATTCCTACCCTTCGGCACATGCAGCTAATTCAATGGCCTTTGCCCTTATGTGTATGTTCTTTTTCAGAAAGCTGCGCCCATGGATGCTTATTATGCCTCTTATGGTAGGTTAC belongs to Maridesulfovibrio bastinii DSM 16055 and includes:
- a CDS encoding phosphatase PAP2 family protein — encoded protein: MYFHTQILDFKIFILANQIIRQKWLDKYMPLISSQAVLWTIIALVTILGVYKKGSKFLIIMLIIVATMGLSDFTTGVVKKTIGRIRPLNSLPLTNFREDGKWQKRPMDFAPNKEKGNSYPSAHAANSMAFALMCMFFFRKLRPWMLIMPLMVGYSRLYLGKHFPTDVMAGWAVGLCTALTVWLIWDNFIREKIPIRFRP